From Humisphaera borealis, the proteins below share one genomic window:
- a CDS encoding endonuclease/exonuclease/phosphatase family protein: MLILVLLFVISDGWQRRSTGGETGTGLQGDAPAVASRRFRVGVFNIQGGVGKSDDAINRIGQALLATDVAGLVEVRANAWSFGGRDQARQIAESLQRGWIFAPAERRFWAPAGGNGLVSRFPVGRWTRLPLPEAFDPGSQRNILLVDLPIGDRAVRVMVTHVDRGDAHDRQLHAVTQLFESVAGPAVLLGDLNAGPSDPLVQSLLRTGAEDVIGRATAGSKGRVDWIITKGLKTVTSGHSSDPALSDHHFFWADLELLP; this comes from the coding sequence TTGCTGATCCTGGTATTGCTGTTTGTGATCAGCGACGGGTGGCAGCGCCGCTCGACCGGCGGCGAGACGGGCACTGGCCTGCAAGGCGATGCCCCCGCCGTTGCCTCCCGTCGCTTTCGCGTCGGCGTGTTCAATATCCAGGGCGGTGTCGGCAAGTCCGATGACGCGATCAACCGGATCGGCCAGGCCCTGCTCGCGACCGACGTCGCCGGCCTGGTGGAAGTGCGTGCCAACGCCTGGAGCTTTGGTGGCCGTGACCAGGCGCGCCAGATCGCCGAGTCGTTGCAGCGCGGCTGGATCTTCGCCCCCGCCGAGCGCCGCTTCTGGGCCCCCGCCGGGGGCAACGGATTGGTCTCTCGTTTCCCGGTCGGCCGATGGACACGCCTTCCCCTGCCCGAGGCGTTCGACCCCGGCTCGCAGCGCAACATACTCCTGGTTGACCTGCCCATCGGCGATCGCGCGGTGCGGGTGATGGTGACCCACGTCGATCGCGGCGATGCCCACGATCGGCAGTTGCACGCCGTCACCCAGCTGTTCGAGTCGGTGGCCGGCCCGGCGGTGCTGCTCGGTGACCTCAACGCGGGCCCCTCCGATCCGCTCGTCCAGTCGCTGCTTCGGACCGGGGCAGAGGATGTCATCGGCCGGGCGACCGCCGGCAGCAAAGGTCGGGTGGACTGGATCATCACCAAGGGTCTGAAGACCGTGACCTCCGGGCATTCCAGTGACCCGGCGTTGTCCGACCATCACTTCTTCTGGGCCGACCTGGAGTTGCTGCCCTGA
- a CDS encoding ABC transporter ATP-binding protein: MFTFSRGSTPAVEPNEANSSPLVIKDAVKRFRQGDREVRALDGVSLEVRSGTFLAVMGASGSGKSTLLHLMAGLTTADEGQVLVNGQDIGKLDDKKLTLFRRHQIGLVFQSFNLIPTLSAEENILLPLMLDGKAFANRKGNGASNGHDSRVEDLLRTLGLDKRRGHRPDAMSGGEQQRVAIGRALVTDPAVILADEPTGNLDSVNSRSVCELLRDLSVRQGRTIVMVTHEPTVAAYASEVAVLKDGKLVSRFNTDPDHGAEKLAARYQESIR; this comes from the coding sequence ATGTTTACGTTTTCGCGAGGGAGCACACCGGCGGTGGAGCCGAACGAAGCCAACTCATCTCCTCTGGTCATCAAAGACGCCGTCAAACGCTTCCGCCAGGGAGACCGCGAAGTCCGCGCTCTCGACGGCGTCAGCCTTGAGGTGCGATCCGGCACGTTCCTGGCCGTCATGGGTGCCAGCGGCTCGGGCAAGAGCACGCTATTGCACCTGATGGCCGGCCTGACCACCGCCGACGAGGGCCAGGTGCTGGTCAACGGGCAGGACATCGGAAAGCTCGACGACAAGAAGCTGACGCTCTTCCGCCGACACCAGATCGGGCTCGTCTTTCAATCCTTCAACCTGATCCCGACGCTGTCGGCCGAGGAGAACATCCTTCTGCCGCTGATGCTGGACGGCAAGGCATTTGCCAACCGCAAGGGCAACGGCGCATCGAACGGCCACGACAGCCGGGTGGAAGACCTGCTCCGAACGCTCGGCCTCGACAAGCGTCGCGGACACCGCCCCGACGCCATGAGCGGCGGCGAGCAGCAGCGCGTCGCGATCGGCCGGGCGCTGGTGACCGATCCGGCGGTGATCCTTGCCGACGAGCCCACCGGCAATCTCGACAGCGTCAACAGCCGAAGTGTGTGCGAGTTGCTCCGCGACCTCAGCGTCAGGCAAGGCCGCACCATCGTGATGGTGACCCACGAGCCGACGGTCGCCGCGTATGCCAGCGAAGTAGCCGTCTTGAAGGACGGCAAACTCGTCAGCCGATTCAACACCGACCCCGACCACGGTGCCGAGAAACTGGCGGCGCGGTATCAGGAGAGTATCCGGTAG
- a CDS encoding SdrD B-like domain-containing protein — translation MGARRVLCRWEALEGRLLMSAVAPSDYEQYMLELVNRARANPLAEAARYGIDLNEGLSPGTISTAAKQPLAFNPYIIDGARQHSQWMIDNDVFSHTGAGGSNPGGRMASAGYGVANSFGWGENIAYRGQKPSTPPPTSTTAAEHQDLFVDAGIEGRGHRTNLMNASFKEAGIGIATGVYNTYNALMSTQDFGYKSGNSFLTGIAFDDSVTADSFYTPGEGLGSVTITAVGSGGGTYTATTWASGGYSLQVPAGTYTVTASGGELSSPVQFSGVVVGSINVKQDFRPGVSPPVSPPVSPPVSPPVSPPVSPPTSPPVSPPVSPPVSPPVSPPVSPPVSPPRSPPPSPPTVPPPPPPPPARGQITTSVWNDVNGDGKHQRREPGLAGQLAFLDANGDAVRQQDEVAVTTGEDGVIAFGDLDPGFYQVVLAGTSDWKVTSAGGTTRDVGVASQKPPKVAAFGLTQSVVVGGTVFTDANANGVRDEGELPFRKAKVFIDLNGDGVRQADERVAKINKFGDFRFTGLAAGIYSLRLVVSPKFVATTSGLLTVDVSAPASESSGNMFGVTVA, via the coding sequence ATGGGTGCACGACGGGTTCTTTGTCGCTGGGAAGCGCTGGAAGGCCGGCTGCTCATGTCGGCCGTCGCACCGAGCGACTACGAGCAATACATGCTCGAACTGGTCAACCGCGCACGGGCCAATCCGTTGGCCGAGGCGGCGCGGTACGGCATCGACCTCAACGAAGGTCTCTCGCCGGGAACAATCTCCACCGCCGCCAAGCAGCCGTTGGCGTTCAACCCGTACATCATTGATGGTGCCCGCCAGCACAGCCAGTGGATGATCGATAACGACGTCTTCAGTCACACCGGCGCAGGCGGATCGAACCCCGGCGGGCGGATGGCGTCGGCGGGGTATGGCGTGGCGAACTCGTTCGGCTGGGGCGAGAACATCGCCTACCGAGGCCAGAAGCCGAGCACGCCGCCGCCAACTTCCACCACCGCCGCCGAGCACCAGGACCTGTTCGTCGATGCCGGCATCGAGGGTCGTGGCCATCGCACCAACCTGATGAACGCCAGCTTCAAGGAAGCGGGCATCGGCATCGCGACCGGCGTCTACAACACCTACAACGCGCTGATGAGCACGCAGGACTTCGGCTACAAGTCCGGCAACAGCTTTCTGACCGGCATCGCATTCGACGACAGCGTCACCGCCGACAGCTTCTATACGCCCGGCGAAGGGCTTGGCAGCGTGACGATCACCGCCGTCGGCAGCGGTGGCGGAACATACACGGCGACGACGTGGGCCAGCGGCGGGTACTCGCTGCAGGTGCCGGCCGGAACGTACACGGTCACGGCCAGTGGTGGCGAGTTGTCGTCGCCGGTGCAGTTTTCGGGGGTCGTGGTCGGGTCGATCAATGTGAAGCAGGATTTCCGACCCGGTGTATCACCGCCGGTATCCCCGCCGGTATCGCCACCGGTGTCGCCGCCTGTGTCGCCGCCTGTTTCGCCCCCCACATCGCCGCCGGTCTCTCCGCCTGTTTCTCCGCCGGTGTCGCCACCCGTGTCTCCACCCGTGTCTCCACCCGTATCGCCGCCTAGGTCGCCGCCGCCCTCTCCCCCGACCGTGCCTCCTCCCCCTCCGCCGCCACCGGCGCGTGGACAGATCACGACCTCGGTCTGGAACGATGTCAACGGCGACGGCAAACACCAGCGCAGGGAGCCGGGCCTGGCAGGACAACTGGCGTTCCTCGACGCCAACGGCGACGCGGTCCGACAACAGGATGAAGTCGCGGTGACGACAGGTGAGGACGGCGTCATTGCCTTCGGCGACCTCGACCCCGGCTTCTATCAGGTGGTGCTCGCCGGTACTTCGGATTGGAAAGTGACATCGGCCGGCGGAACAACCCGCGACGTCGGTGTCGCCAGCCAGAAACCCCCGAAGGTCGCGGCGTTCGGGCTGACGCAGTCGGTCGTCGTCGGTGGCACAGTCTTCACCGATGCCAACGCCAACGGCGTTCGCGATGAGGGCGAACTACCGTTCCGCAAGGCGAAAGTATTCATCGATCTGAACGGGGACGGCGTTCGACAGGCCGACGAGCGCGTCGCGAAGATCAACAAGTTCGGCGACTTCCGATTCACCGGGCTGGCGGCGGGTATCTATTCACTCCGACTGGTCGTCTCGCCGAAGTTCGTGGCCACGACGTCCGGACTGCTGACGGTGGATGTGAGCGCGCCGGCGAGCGAGTCGTCGGGCAACATGTTCGGCGTGACGGTCGCGTAA
- a CDS encoding FtsX-like permease family protein: MFLRKLVISNLANRRVRVALTVAAVALSVSLVVSVTSGYASVVAALNKYIDKYVGSIDAQVSRTNDPRGGVNAKIIEALRADPRVKRAEGRVEVVVPLLDAEGKSLDSRMATIIGVDRPADTRIENLRFHAGEFFNVNDAPVIVIDQALAEQQKLKIGDTIGLAGQRKVMLKIVGVVHKPEVMAQHMQTAYVPLKVLQRYQAWDGTTADGELVNRVSIELNRDANPRAFEQQWKDKLVTLDPAAKIRLVRDVREEMNRNMVAVELMSYLGGAVSMLAAMFIVFSALSMGVSERQRTLAMLRAVGATRGQIAQLVVFEGIILAGSGALIGAPLGWLWIKILSLLFDDVFSAGVVINAGGLLLGVGGSIVAALAASLLPAWQATRVSPLEAMSPLAAAPSARTPVLAAVVGTLLVAIDPFLFFGPVDRLVALFGPEDLASASLNVKLVLHFLLGLPGIMLGFFLLAPVLIKCVETVLSPVVAAVLRLRPSLVRQQLSSGLWRAAGTAAALMVGLAVLVVMQIQGNSALKGWRLPTKFPDIFIVSPPGSSLAGMFGAKTPPSGVEIDQAKTLEEIPGIRQKEIMPIAIASPQFGHGVGSVLMTAMNPEATMFFGIDPAKAFTMMELEFREGNDTDARKYLEAGEAVWLKKDQTLVPLSELSQPRADGKPTPMKGVTLTAGQYAVQGMVTRTAAGDYVVDAPGRGRVSIPAAAVDRVEHGRFLIVTNEFKELKGSGVGDVFALRRADGKPANYTIIGVVWSPGIDVIVSVFDMGRQFDQRTANSVFGSVRDAKEDFGVERIYLFAANLEWGVPRDELVKLINKKLRTEGMKAGDVREIKEKIVKAFDRLLLLASTVAFAALAVASLGVTNTVMAGIRTRRWQFGVLRSIGVTRGQLLRLVLAEAVLLGIVASILGVAAGSVMAVDAHMLQVLVIGYNPPLAVPWGIISLGIGVVLAIALGASIWPAINVARSSPLSLLQAGRAAS, from the coding sequence ATGTTCCTTCGCAAACTCGTCATCTCCAATCTAGCCAACCGCCGGGTGCGCGTCGCGCTGACGGTGGCGGCGGTAGCGCTGTCGGTGAGCCTGGTGGTGTCCGTGACCAGCGGCTACGCCTCGGTGGTCGCGGCGCTCAACAAGTACATCGACAAGTACGTCGGCTCGATCGATGCCCAGGTGTCGCGCACCAATGACCCCCGCGGCGGGGTCAACGCGAAGATCATTGAAGCGCTTCGTGCAGACCCGCGCGTCAAGCGTGCCGAAGGCCGCGTCGAAGTTGTCGTGCCACTGCTCGATGCTGAAGGCAAATCCCTCGACTCGCGCATGGCGACGATCATCGGTGTCGACCGGCCGGCCGACACCCGCATCGAAAACCTCCGCTTCCACGCCGGCGAATTCTTCAACGTCAACGACGCGCCGGTCATCGTCATCGATCAGGCACTGGCCGAACAGCAGAAGCTGAAGATCGGCGACACCATCGGCCTTGCCGGGCAGCGCAAGGTGATGCTCAAGATCGTCGGCGTCGTCCACAAACCCGAGGTCATGGCCCAGCACATGCAGACGGCGTACGTGCCGCTCAAGGTGCTGCAGCGCTACCAGGCGTGGGACGGAACCACCGCCGACGGCGAATTGGTCAACCGCGTATCGATCGAACTCAACCGCGACGCCAACCCCCGCGCCTTCGAGCAGCAGTGGAAAGACAAGCTCGTCACGCTCGACCCGGCCGCCAAGATCCGCCTCGTCCGCGACGTCCGTGAGGAGATGAACCGCAACATGGTCGCTGTGGAGCTGATGAGCTACCTCGGCGGCGCGGTGTCGATGCTGGCGGCGATGTTCATCGTCTTCTCGGCGCTGTCGATGGGCGTCAGCGAACGCCAGCGCACCCTCGCGATGCTGCGGGCCGTCGGCGCGACGCGCGGCCAGATCGCCCAGCTCGTGGTGTTCGAAGGGATCATCCTCGCCGGCAGCGGGGCGCTGATCGGTGCGCCGCTCGGCTGGCTCTGGATCAAGATTCTGTCCCTCCTGTTCGACGACGTCTTCAGCGCCGGCGTGGTGATCAACGCCGGCGGCTTACTGCTGGGCGTCGGCGGGTCGATCGTCGCGGCGCTGGCCGCGAGCCTGCTCCCGGCCTGGCAGGCGACGCGCGTCAGCCCCTTGGAAGCGATGAGCCCGCTCGCCGCCGCTCCCAGCGCTCGCACACCGGTGCTCGCCGCCGTGGTCGGGACGCTGCTGGTCGCGATCGACCCGTTCCTGTTCTTCGGGCCCGTCGATCGCCTGGTCGCGTTGTTCGGCCCTGAAGACCTCGCGTCGGCGTCGCTGAATGTAAAGCTGGTGCTGCACTTTCTCCTGGGCCTGCCGGGGATCATGCTCGGGTTCTTTCTGCTGGCGCCCGTGCTGATCAAATGCGTGGAAACCGTCCTGAGCCCGGTCGTTGCGGCGGTGCTGCGGCTTCGGCCTTCACTGGTGCGACAACAGCTCAGCTCCGGCCTGTGGCGCGCCGCCGGCACCGCCGCAGCGCTGATGGTCGGCCTAGCCGTGCTGGTGGTGATGCAGATCCAGGGCAACAGCGCCCTCAAGGGCTGGCGGCTGCCGACGAAGTTCCCGGACATCTTTATCGTTTCCCCGCCCGGCTCATCGCTCGCCGGTATGTTCGGCGCCAAGACGCCGCCCAGTGGCGTCGAGATCGATCAGGCCAAAACGCTGGAGGAGATCCCCGGCATCCGCCAGAAGGAAATCATGCCGATCGCGATCGCCTCCCCGCAGTTCGGGCATGGCGTCGGCAGCGTACTGATGACGGCGATGAACCCCGAGGCGACGATGTTCTTCGGCATCGATCCCGCCAAGGCGTTCACGATGATGGAACTGGAGTTCCGCGAGGGCAACGACACTGATGCCCGCAAGTACCTCGAAGCCGGCGAGGCCGTCTGGCTGAAAAAGGACCAGACGCTGGTGCCGCTGTCCGAGCTGTCGCAGCCGCGCGCGGACGGCAAACCGACGCCCATGAAAGGCGTGACGCTCACCGCCGGCCAGTACGCCGTCCAAGGCATGGTCACCCGCACCGCCGCCGGCGACTACGTGGTCGACGCGCCCGGCCGCGGCCGGGTATCGATCCCCGCCGCAGCGGTCGATCGCGTCGAGCACGGCCGATTCCTGATCGTCACCAACGAGTTCAAGGAACTCAAAGGCTCCGGCGTTGGTGACGTCTTTGCCCTGCGCCGTGCCGACGGCAAGCCTGCCAACTACACCATCATCGGCGTCGTCTGGTCGCCGGGGATCGACGTCATCGTCTCGGTGTTCGACATGGGCCGGCAGTTCGACCAGCGGACCGCCAACAGCGTCTTCGGCAGCGTTCGCGACGCGAAGGAAGACTTCGGCGTCGAGCGCATCTACCTCTTCGCCGCCAACCTCGAATGGGGTGTTCCCCGCGACGAACTGGTGAAGCTGATCAACAAAAAGCTCCGCACCGAAGGCATGAAGGCCGGCGACGTCCGTGAGATCAAGGAAAAGATCGTCAAGGCGTTCGACCGCCTATTGCTGCTGGCAAGCACCGTCGCGTTCGCCGCGCTCGCCGTGGCGTCGCTGGGTGTGACCAACACCGTGATGGCCGGCATCCGTACCCGCCGCTGGCAGTTCGGCGTACTCCGCAGCATCGGCGTGACCCGAGGCCAGCTCCTGCGGCTGGTACTCGCCGAAGCGGTCCTGCTGGGCATCGTCGCCTCGATTCTTGGCGTCGCCGCGGGCAGCGTCATGGCGGTTGACGCCCACATGCTCCAGGTCCTGGTCATCGGCTATAACCCGCCGCTTGCCGTGCCGTGGGGTATCATCAGCCTTGGCATCGGCGTGGTTTTGGCGATCGCGCTGGGCGCGAGCATCTGGCCGGCGATCAACGTGGCAAGATCGTCGCCGCTGTCGCTCCTGCAGGCCGGACGCGCGGCGTCGTAG